In Rhodovulum sulfidophilum DSM 1374, the following are encoded in one genomic region:
- a CDS encoding DUF1972 domain-containing protein produces MLYDAVSLVDAVLCGHDRLLLLGVSGALALPLVRCFGRARIVTNIDGIEWQRAKWGRLARAVLRASEWAAVRFSDEVIADNAAIARHVATRYGLACHTIPYGGDHARATAPGPVGAKALPQSYALALCRIEPENNVALVLEAWSRLSAPLVFVGNWDASAYGRELKARYGAHP; encoded by the coding sequence ATGCTTTACGACGCCGTCTCGCTTGTCGACGCGGTGCTCTGCGGCCATGACCGGCTGCTGCTCCTGGGCGTGTCGGGGGCGCTGGCGCTGCCACTGGTGCGCTGCTTCGGCCGGGCCCGGATCGTGACCAATATCGACGGCATCGAATGGCAGCGCGCGAAATGGGGGCGGCTGGCGCGGGCCGTGCTGCGCGCCTCGGAATGGGCGGCGGTGCGGTTCTCGGACGAGGTGATCGCCGACAATGCCGCCATCGCCCGCCATGTCGCCACACGCTACGGCCTGGCCTGTCACACCATTCCCTATGGCGGCGATCATGCCCGCGCCACGGCCCCCGGCCCGGTCGGAGCCAAGGCCCTGCCCCAGAGCTATGCGCTGGCGCTCTGCCGGATCGAGCCCGAAAACAACGTCGCCCTGGTGCTGGAGGCCTGGTCGCGGCTGAGCGCGCCGCTGGTCTTCGTCGGCAACTGGGATGCCAGCGCTTATGGCCGGGAGCTGAAGGCCCGCTACGGCGCCCATCCCTAG
- a CDS encoding NAD-dependent epimerase/dehydratase family protein — MSSGGTVYGVPQHLPVPEAHPLEPISSYGIVKVAIEQFIRMEARLHELQAVILRPSKPYGPRQGHGGVQGVIGTFMGRLARGEPMQLWGDGSIVRDFIHVRDLARLCVAAAETGASGTFNAGAGEGRSIREILDLIGEVSTLEVTPEIRPGRNIDIPRVVLDIAAARQAIGWQPEIALCEGLAETWAWTCAELAPTPLPDWLRAPFQATEAALARHRPPCPTSSGKAS, encoded by the coding sequence CGTACCGCAGCATCTGCCGGTGCCCGAGGCCCATCCGCTCGAGCCGATTTCCTCCTATGGCATCGTCAAGGTCGCGATCGAGCAGTTCATCCGCATGGAAGCGCGGCTGCACGAGCTGCAGGCCGTGATCCTGCGGCCCTCGAAGCCCTATGGGCCGCGTCAGGGCCATGGCGGGGTGCAGGGCGTGATCGGTACCTTCATGGGGCGGCTTGCCCGCGGCGAGCCGATGCAGCTCTGGGGCGATGGCAGCATCGTGCGCGACTTCATCCATGTCCGCGACCTGGCCCGGCTTTGCGTCGCCGCGGCCGAGACCGGCGCAAGCGGCACCTTCAATGCGGGCGCGGGCGAAGGCCGCTCGATCCGCGAGATCCTCGATCTGATCGGCGAGGTCTCGACGCTCGAGGTCACGCCCGAGATCCGGCCCGGCCGCAACATCGACATCCCCCGCGTGGTGCTCGACATCGCGGCGGCGCGGCAGGCCATCGGCTGGCAGCCCGAGATCGCGCTTTGCGAGGGGCTGGCTGAAACCTGGGCCTGGACCTGCGCCGAACTCGCGCCGACGCCGCTGCCGGACTGGCTGCGCGCCCCTTTCCAGGCGACCGAGGCCGCGCTGGCCCGACACCGCCCACCCTGCCCCACATCATCGGGAAAAGCGTCATGA